In Hyphomicrobiales bacterium, the following are encoded in one genomic region:
- a CDS encoding Hsp33 family molecular chaperone codes for MNDTIIGDGELEPVDPDSVLPFAVPGLDIRGRTVRLGPLLDSILLRHAYPPAVSRLLGEAMALTALLGTAMKIDGRFQLQTSTDGPVSMIVVDYRVPEAIRPYARFDADAVAAAERDGRATPADLLGHGHLAMTVDPGAGMQRYQGVVALSGQSLEDVAHDYFAQSEQIPTRVRLAVAETMIRNGDGAKAGWQAGGILIQFLPDSPERLRRGDLHPGDAPDGAATTGEVEDDAWLEARSLVETVEDHELTDPGLALETLLFRLYHERGVRVFSPQPLIDRCGCSRDRVAEMLARFQPEERAEMIVDGEIVVTCEFCSSHYHFDPTQFTVPSDQN; via the coding sequence ATGAACGATACCATTATCGGGGACGGGGAGCTGGAGCCGGTCGATCCGGATTCCGTGCTGCCCTTTGCCGTGCCCGGCCTCGATATTCGCGGCCGCACGGTGCGTCTTGGTCCGCTGCTCGACAGCATTCTCCTCCGCCATGCCTATCCGCCGGCGGTGTCGCGCCTGCTCGGCGAGGCGATGGCGCTGACGGCTCTTCTCGGCACGGCGATGAAGATCGACGGGCGCTTCCAGCTGCAGACCTCGACCGACGGCCCGGTGTCGATGATCGTCGTCGATTACCGGGTGCCCGAGGCAATCCGCCCCTACGCCCGCTTCGATGCCGATGCGGTCGCGGCGGCCGAACGCGACGGGCGTGCGACGCCTGCCGATCTGCTCGGTCACGGCCATCTCGCCATGACGGTCGATCCGGGCGCCGGCATGCAGCGCTATCAGGGCGTTGTCGCGCTCTCCGGTCAGTCGCTCGAAGACGTCGCGCACGACTATTTTGCCCAGTCCGAGCAGATCCCGACGCGGGTTCGGCTCGCGGTCGCCGAGACCATGATCCGTAACGGCGACGGCGCCAAGGCCGGCTGGCAGGCCGGCGGCATTCTGATCCAGTTCCTGCCGGATTCCCCCGAGCGGTTGCGCCGTGGCGATCTGCACCCCGGCGATGCACCCGATGGCGCTGCCACCACCGGCGAGGTCGAGGATGATGCCTGGCTGGAAGCCCGCAGCCTTGTCGAGACGGTCGAGGACCATGAACTGACGGATCCCGGCCTGGCGCTCGAAACGTTGCTGTTCCGGCTCTATCACGAGCGCGGCGTGCGGGTCTTTTCGCCGCAGCCGTTGATCGACCGCTGCGGCTGCTCGCGCGATCGCGTGGCCGAGATGCTGGCCCGCTTCCAGCCCGAGGAACGGGCGGAAATGATCGTCGACGGCGAGATCGTGGTGACCTGCGAGTTCTGTTCCAGCCACTATCACTTTGACCCGACACAGTTCACCGTGCCGAGCGATCAAAATTAG
- the argF gene encoding ornithine carbamoyltransferase: MMTNGSAKHFLDLTDIPAAELRQIIDNSRTIKANRNGARRGDGPLAGKVLAMVFEQPSTRTRVSFDVGMRELGGETLMLTGAEMQLGRGETIADTARVLSRFVDAIMIRILSHEDLIELAENATVPVINGLTRFSHPCQIMADVMTFEEHRGPIEGRKIAWTGDSNNVLTSWMQAAERFSFELRVATPPELAPDADQVAAIRSAGGDIIVTNDPFEAVDGADCVVTDTWVSMGDEEAARRHNLLMPYQVNSKLMGAADSDAIFMHCLPAHRGEEVTSEVMDSPQSVVFDEAENRLHAQKGVLAWCFGTEVPA; the protein is encoded by the coding sequence ATGATGACCAACGGTTCAGCCAAGCATTTTCTCGATTTGACCGATATCCCGGCCGCGGAGCTGCGCCAGATCATCGACAACAGCCGCACCATCAAGGCCAACCGCAACGGCGCGCGCCGCGGCGACGGCCCGCTTGCCGGCAAGGTGCTGGCTATGGTTTTCGAGCAGCCCTCGACCCGCACGCGCGTCTCGTTCGACGTCGGCATGCGCGAATTGGGCGGCGAGACCCTGATGCTGACCGGCGCGGAAATGCAGCTCGGCCGCGGCGAAACCATCGCCGATACGGCCCGCGTTCTGTCGCGCTTCGTCGACGCGATCATGATCCGCATTCTTAGCCACGAGGATCTGATCGAGCTGGCGGAAAACGCCACCGTGCCGGTTATCAACGGCCTGACCAGATTCTCCCATCCCTGCCAGATCATGGCTGACGTGATGACCTTCGAGGAGCATCGTGGCCCGATCGAGGGTCGCAAGATCGCCTGGACCGGCGACTCCAACAACGTGCTGACCTCATGGATGCAGGCGGCCGAGCGCTTCTCGTTCGAGCTGCGCGTGGCGACCCCGCCGGAACTTGCGCCGGATGCCGATCAGGTTGCCGCGATCCGCAGCGCCGGCGGCGACATCATCGTCACCAACGATCCCTTCGAGGCCGTCGATGGCGCCGATTGCGTCGTCACCGACACCTGGGTTTCGATGGGCGACGAGGAAGCCGCGCGGCGGCATAACCTCCTGATGCCTTATCAGGTCAATTCCAAGCTGATGGGCGCTGCCGACAGCGACGCGATCTTCATGCATTGCCTGCCCGCGCATCGCGGCGAAGAGGTCACCTCGGAGGTTATGGACAGTCCGCAGTCGGTCGTCTTCGACGAGGCCGAGAACCGCCTGCACGCGCAAAAGGGTGTGCTCGCCTGGTGCTTCGGCACCGAGGTGCCTGCCTGA